The Micromonospora krabiensis genome window below encodes:
- a CDS encoding WXG100-like domain-containing protein has product MSTDAANPLIAARQDTTTGYSGIGIVESLVDLRNGIESGSWIDLTIGGVGTSMEVLVTCVDPIGSIASWGVAWLIEHVKPLSDALDWLAGDPDQITAYAQTWHNVSRHVAAQATALSEAVRTELATWTGPASEAYRRYSEQHLRHLTGMADSADLLGTVVEGAGLLVALVRELVRDLIADFVSILAVRLWEWLAEAGLTLGAATPWVATQVSALVAKWAAKISGLLLALARSIERLRPILSKLGELLDTLRAALHGLRRTPGGADIPDVPAPAPRPGGHPDPAGGGWLPPPRTAPDGPGGESAPAGGPAHSGPPAEPEPDTGPAHPVDEPADPDGADAAGAGSNSEPGVPDHASEAELRLLGKEVQSMVELDPGGHVNDAYDVTFTDGTHGVYKPNVPENEFVQVRSTIPENQLAAREVAAARLNEDLGFDLVPTTAAWDGPHGPGSMQEFVEDVSPGLPVSDYTVPEREQMAVLDYISGNTDRHMGNYLTGPDGRLVAIDHGYSFPESNAEPLRSDFVQQLTNQQLSPETMARIQTTDPAVLADRLRATGLSDQAVAGAMDRFNEVRSRGMITGEAWRAFR; this is encoded by the coding sequence GTGAGCACCGACGCGGCGAACCCGCTGATCGCGGCCCGACAGGACACCACCACCGGATACAGCGGCATCGGCATCGTCGAGAGCCTCGTCGACCTGCGCAACGGCATCGAGAGCGGGTCGTGGATCGACCTGACCATCGGCGGCGTCGGCACGTCGATGGAGGTGCTGGTGACCTGCGTCGACCCGATCGGGTCGATCGCCTCCTGGGGGGTCGCCTGGCTCATCGAGCACGTCAAGCCCCTCTCCGACGCGCTGGACTGGCTCGCCGGCGACCCGGACCAGATCACCGCGTACGCGCAGACCTGGCACAACGTCTCCCGGCACGTCGCCGCCCAGGCCACCGCCCTGTCCGAGGCGGTGCGCACCGAACTCGCCACCTGGACCGGTCCCGCGTCCGAGGCCTACCGGCGCTACAGCGAGCAGCACCTGCGCCACCTCACCGGCATGGCCGACTCCGCCGACCTGCTCGGCACCGTCGTCGAGGGCGCGGGCCTGCTGGTCGCCCTGGTCCGGGAGCTGGTGCGGGACCTGATCGCCGACTTCGTCTCGATCCTCGCTGTGCGGCTCTGGGAGTGGCTCGCCGAAGCCGGCCTCACCTTGGGTGCGGCGACCCCGTGGGTGGCCACACAGGTCTCCGCGCTGGTCGCCAAGTGGGCTGCCAAGATCAGCGGGCTGCTGCTTGCCCTGGCCCGCAGCATCGAGCGGCTGCGACCCATCCTGTCCAAGCTCGGCGAGCTGCTCGACACCCTGCGGGCGGCGCTGCACGGCCTGCGGCGTACCCCTGGCGGAGCCGACATCCCCGACGTGCCCGCGCCGGCCCCGCGCCCGGGCGGCCACCCCGACCCCGCAGGTGGCGGCTGGCTGCCACCGCCGCGGACCGCACCGGACGGGCCAGGCGGGGAGTCCGCGCCGGCCGGCGGCCCCGCGCACAGCGGACCGCCGGCGGAGCCGGAGCCCGACACCGGCCCCGCGCACCCCGTCGACGAGCCGGCCGACCCCGACGGCGCCGACGCGGCGGGGGCCGGGTCGAACAGCGAGCCGGGCGTGCCCGATCATGCCAGCGAGGCCGAGCTGCGACTGCTCGGCAAGGAGGTGCAGAGCATGGTCGAGCTCGACCCCGGTGGGCACGTCAACGACGCCTACGACGTCACGTTCACCGACGGCACGCACGGCGTGTACAAGCCCAATGTGCCGGAGAACGAGTTCGTCCAGGTGCGCTCCACGATCCCGGAGAACCAGCTCGCCGCCCGGGAGGTCGCCGCCGCCCGACTCAACGAGGACCTTGGCTTCGACCTGGTGCCCACGACCGCCGCCTGGGACGGCCCGCACGGGCCCGGCTCGATGCAGGAGTTCGTAGAGGACGTCAGCCCCGGTCTTCCCGTCAGCGACTACACCGTCCCCGAACGCGAGCAGATGGCCGTGCTCGACTACATCAGCGGCAACACCGACCGGCACATGGGTAACTACCTGACCGGCCCCGACGGTCGCCTGGTCGCCATCGACCACGGCTACTCGTTTCCCGAGTCGAACGCCGAACCGCTGCGTTCGGACTTCGTCCAGCAGCTGACCAACCAGCAGCTCAGCCCGGAGACAATGGCCCGGATCCAGACCACCGACCCGGCCGTGCTGGCCGACCGGCTGCGCGCCACCGGGCTGAGCGATCAGGCGGTGGCCGGCGCCATGGACCGCTTCAACGAGGTCCGCAGCCGCGGCATGATCACCGGCGAGGCGTGGCGGGCGTTCCGCTAG